From Magnolia sinica isolate HGM2019 chromosome 13, MsV1, whole genome shotgun sequence, one genomic window encodes:
- the LOC131222311 gene encoding galactan beta-1,4-galactosyltransferase GALS1 — translation MRKEGGGAVTTTVSLSHSCFEMKPFIATLVILTLLIALYQFPPPAATTLLASPHHPPEKLSTPPQRPQQLRSTTPSDPNKRLFQAYGNAASLFVQMGAYRGGPFTFAVIGLASKPLHVFARPWFKCEYISNNHSTKSLKAKSYKMLPDWGYGRVYTVVIVNCTFSEKPNADNAGGKLVLYAYYGESPKRYEKIVALEEAPNSYDESKFRPPYKYEYLYCGSSLYGNLSAARIREWMAYHAYFFGPRSHFVFHDAGGVAPDVRAVLEPWVRAGRATVQDIRAQAEYDGYYYNQFLVVNDCLHRYRYEANWTFYFDVDEYIYLPDGNTLESVLNEFSDYTQFTIEQNPMSSKLCISDDTQDYSKQWGFEKLVFRESRTGIRRDRKYAIQAKNAYATGVHMSENVIGKTLHKTETKIRYYHYHNSISVTGEPCRVFIPKPAQDNVTWFEKLPYVYDGNMKAIAETVKRFEQQTIGDVHV, via the exons ATGAGGAAAGAGGGCGGAGGAGCTGTAACGACTACCGTATCCCTCTCTCACAGCTGCTTTGAGATGAAACCTTTCATAGCAACCCTCGTCATACTCACCCTCCTCATTGCCCTCTACCAGTTTCCTCCCCCAGCAGCCACCACCCTCCTCGCTTCTCCTCACCACCCTCCTGAAAAGCTCTCCACGCCTCCTCAACGCCCCCAGCAGCTGAGATCAACAACCCCATCCGACCCCAACAAGCGTCTCTTCCAAGCCTACGGCAATGCCGCTTCTCTCTTCGTCCAAATGGGCGCTTACCGCGGCGGACCCTTCACCTTCGCCGTCATCGGCCTCGCCTCCAAGCCCCTCCACGTCTTCGCCCGCCCTTGGTTCAAATGCGAGTACATTTCCAACAACCATTCGACGAAAAGCCTGAAAGCCAAATCCTATAAAATGCTACCCGATTGGGGGTACGGCCGCGTCTACACCGTCGTCATTGTCAATTGCACCTTCTCCGAAAAGCCCAACGCCGACAACGCCGGCGGCAAGCTCGTCCTCTACGCCTACTACGGCGAGTCCCCGAAGCGCTACGAGAAGATAGTTGCTTTGGAAGAAGCCCCCAATTCCTATGACGAGTCCAAGTTCAGGCCACCGTATAAATACGAGTATTTGTACTGCGGGTCATCTTTATATGGAAATCTGAGTGCGGCGAGGATAAGGGAGTGGATGGCCTACCACGCGTATTTCTTTGGACCCAGATCGCATTTCGTGTTCCACGATGCAGGAGGGGTGGCGCCGGATGTGCGGGCCGTGCTCGAGCCATGGGTGCGGGCGGGGCGGGCGACGGTGCAGGACATCAGGGCGCAAGCGGAATACGATGGGTATTACTATAATCAGTTCCTGGTCGTAAATGACTGCTTGCACCGCTACCGGTACGAGGCGAATTGGACATTCTATTTCGATGTGGATGAGTATATCTATTTGCCTGATGGGAATACATTGGAATCGGTTTTGAATGAGTTTTCGGACTATACCCAGTTCACGATCGAGCAGAATCCGATGTCGAGCAAGCTCTGCATTTCGGATGACACACAGGACTATTCCAA GCAATGGGGGTTCGAGAAGCTGGTATTTCGGGAATCGCGTACCGGTATACGCCGAGATCGAAAATACGCTATACAGGCGAAGAATGCATACGCTACGGGAGTGCATATGTCGGAGAACGTGATAGGGAAGACTCTCCACAAGACCGAGACAAAGATCCGTTACTACCACTACCACAACTCCATCTCCGTTACGGGCGAGCCGTGCCGGGTGTTCATTCCTAAGCCTGCCCAGGACAACGTCACGTGGTTCGAGAAGCTTCCCTACGTCTACGACGGCAACATGAAGGCCATCGCCGAGACAGTGAAGAGGTTCGAGCAGCAGACGATCGGAGACGTCCACGTGTAG
- the LOC131222312 gene encoding probable L-type lectin-domain containing receptor kinase S.5, with product MGTRKNVSSPTIFLLLLTYFSICIAQNLEVDSHNFGPFDSTYYDIFSVEKDATISNQALQITPDSNNDNFALFNRSGRVIYNKSYKLWEGDKNDSSTQSIVSFNSTFIVNIYRPKNETAGEGLAFVIVPNHEVPIGSHGQWLGLTNATIDGNPSNQFIAIELDTVKQSFDVNDNHIGLDINSIRSDVAYNLSQIGIQIAPEVAANYTIWVQYNGNSTVLDVYIAKEGDPKPANPVINRPINIKEILNQNSYFGFAASTGSTSQLNCVLKWNLSVEIFPKDKGLSVAVLVVAIVVPIVAVAVIIAGILGYCMYRKRRKDDSAILGTLKSLPGTPREFRFRDLKKATNNFDERLKLGQGGFGVVYKGVLPKENTEVAVKKFSRENMKGKDDFLAELSIINRLRHKHLVRLVGWCHRNGMLLLVYDYMPNGSLDNHLFGGPEKILNWQRRYNIIAGVVSALHYLHDEYDQKVVHRDLKASNVLLDSDYNARLGDFGLARALDNEKTSYAELEGVPGTMGYIAPECFHTGKATRESDVYGFGAVVLEVVCGQRPRVNISSFQFLVDWVWTLYREGRILEAVDERLGEDFVPEEAERLLKLGLACSHPTPRERPKTQSIVQIISGSVPPPYVPPIKPAFVWPMEMGSSIDISSLLTSDTTPMTSSYYGSGWTPQYQSQDSNAGHSNISTAT from the exons ATGGGTACACGGAAAAACGTCTCCAGTCCCACCATCTTTCTCCTCCTCCTAACCTACTTCTCTATCTGTATCGCTCAAAATCTCGAAGTCGACAGCCACAACTTTGGTCCTTTCGACAGCACCTACTACGACATCTTCTCCGTCGAAAAAGACGCTACGATCAGCAACCAAGCCCTCCAGATCACTCCCGACTCCAACAACGACAACTTCGCCCTCTTTAATCGCTCCGGTCGCGTCATATACAATAAATCCTACAAGCTCTGGGAAGGCGATAAGAACGACTCCTCCACTCAATCCATTGTCTCCTTCAATTCCACTTTCATCGTCAACATCTACCGCCCCAAAAATGAGACGGCTGGCGAAGGCCTTGCTTTTGTCATCGTGCCCAACCACGAAGTCCCGATTGGCAGCCATGGACAATGGCTCGGCCTCACCAACGCCACCATCGACGGCAacccatccaaccagttcatcgCGATTGAGCTCGATACGGTGAAGCAGAGCTTCGACGTCAACGACAACCACATCGGACTCGACATCAACAGCATCAGATCGGACGTGGCATACAACCTCTCCCAAATAGGGATCCAGATCGCCCCTGAAGTCGCAGCTAATTACACGATCTGGGTCCAGTACAATGGAAATTCCACGGTCTTGGACGTCTACATAGCTAAAGAAGGAGATCCCAAGCCTGCGAATCCCGTCATCAACAGACCCATAAACATAAAGGAGATACTGAACCAGAACTCCTACTTCGGGTTCGCAGCATCGACGGGTAGCACGTCGCAGCTCAACTGCGTGCTTAAATGGAATCTGAGCGTGGAGATCTTTCCCAAGGATAAGGGTCTTTCAGTGGCTGTGCTGGTGGTGGCGATCGTGGTGCCGATCGTGGCAGTGGCGGTAATTATAGCAGGTATCTTGGGGTATTGTATGTACAGGAAGAGGAGGAAAGATGATTCGGCGATACTGGGGACGTTGAAGAGTTTGCCCGGTACGCCTCGAGAGTTTCGGTTTCGAGATCTGAAGAAGGCTACGAATAATTTCGACGAGAGATTGAAGCTTGGGCAGGGAGGTTTTGGGGTTGTCTATAAGGGGGTGTTGCCTAAGGAGAATACAGAGGTCGCTGTGAAGAAGTTCTCCAGAGAGAATATGAAGGGGAAGGACGATTTCCTGGCGGAGCTCAGCATCATCAACCGACTCCGACACAAGCATCTCGTCCGATTAGTTG GTTGGTGTCACAGGAACGGGATGCTTCTGTTGGTGTACGACTATATGCCCAATGGGAGTCTCGACAATCACCTCTTCGGCGGACCTGAAAAGATATTAAACTGGCAACGGAGATACAACATAATAGCAGGCGTGGTGTCCGCTCTACACTACCTCCATGACGAGTACGACCAAAAGGTGGTGCACCGAGACCTCAAAGCCAGCAACGTTTTGCTCGACTCCGACTACAATGCGCGCCTCGGCGACTTCGGTCTCGCACGTGCGCTGGATAACGAGAAGACCTCGTACGCTGAGCTGGAAGGCGTGCCTGGCACCATGGGCTACATTGCGCCAGAGTGCTTCCACACTGGCAAGGCCACGCGCGAGTCCGACGTCTATGGTTTTGGAGCAGTGGTGCTCGAGGTCGTGTGCGGGCAGCGCCCAAGAGTCAATATCTCGAGCTTCCAGTTTCTCGTTGATTGGGTATGGACTCTATATCGGGAGGGGCGCATTTTAGAGGCGGTCGATGAGAGGCTGGGCGAGGATTTCGTGCCGGAAGAGGCAGAGCGTCTGCTAAAGCTAGGGCTCGCGTGCTCGCACCCCACGCCGAGAGAGCGCCCCAAAACGCAGAGCATTGTCCAGATAATCTCGGGATCCGTGCCACCGCCTTACGTCCCTCCGATCAAACCCGCTTTCGTATGGCCCATGGAGATGGGCTCCAGCATCGACATCAGTTCGTTGCTCACGAGCGATACCACGCCCATGACATCCTCCTATTACGGCTCCGGGTGGACCCCTCAATATCAGAGTCAGGACAGTAACGCGGGACACAGCAACATATCCACCGCCACCTAG